The DNA region CTTTCGCCTGTTTCTTATCCAGCTTGTTGATATGGACAGGCGCATACATGACGTTTTCCACAGCACTGAACATGGGAAACAAGTTGAATGACTGGAATACCATACCCACATCACGGCGGAGCATTTTCACATCAGTCTTTCCGTCAATCAGCCTGCCGTCAAACCACAATTCGCCTCCCGTCGGTTTTTCCAAAAGATTCAGGCAGCGGAGAAAAGTACTCTTCCCGGAACCTGACGGACCGATAATTGTCAGTACCTCTCCATTTCCAATCTGAATATTAATGTCTTTCAGAACTTCTACTTTCCCGAAGGATTTCTCTAAATGCTTGACTTCATAAATCACATGTGTACCCGCTGCATCAATCATCATACCACCTCAATTATTAATATACAGGATAATAGCATAATTATACACCTATGTCAATAAATCTTCATTATGTAATCTGCCGCAAGAAAACAAAAAACCATACTTGCACATTCCCGTAAGTATGGTCTTATGAATAAATTCTATTTTATAAATCAAATTCCCGTTCCCAGATTTCCTTGTACATAAGGAAACGGCGGGATGTTTCTTCTTCATCTTTCCCCTTCAGCGAACAGTAAATCTTTATCTTAGGTTCCGTTCCCGATGGGCGGACCGCTATCCATGAATGATCCTTCAAGATGAATTTCAATACATTTTCAGCAGGCAGTCCGTCAATGCCTTTTGCATAATCCCGTATCTCCCCGATGTCCGGTAAAATCTCCTGCACGCCCTTTACCCGGAGGGCTGCCATGATATCTGCGATTTTTGCAAGACCTTTTTTACCGGCAAATGTATAAGATGAAAGTTTATCAAGGCAGTATCCATATTCTTTCGATAGTTCCGCCAGCACATCAATCAGAGTTTTTCCCTGCTTCTTAAAATAATCTGCCATCTCGCAAATCAGAAGGGCTGTCACAACGGCGTCTTTATCCCGGGCATGGGTACCTGCCAGATAACCGTAACTCTCTTCATAGCCAAAGATAAATTCATGGCTTCCATCTTTCTCATACTGTGACATTTTCTCACCGATATACTTGAATCCGGTAAGAGTTTCTTCCACCTGCACACCATACTTCCCTGCAATATCCCTGCCAATACCGCCGGTAACAATTGTTGTTATAATGGTGGACTTACCTGTCAGTTCTTTTTCTTTCATCGTCAGCAGATAGTTCACCAAGAGTGCCCCCATTCTGCTTCCTGAAATAAGAAGATACTTGCCGTTATGGAGGACGGCCGCGCCTATCCGATCGCTGTCAGGATCTGTTCCGATAACGATGTCTGCTCCGATTTCTCCTGCCAGCTTTATCCCCAACTGCAAAGCATCCTGATTCTCCGGATTCGGCGCGCTTACAGTCGGAAAGTTCCCGTCAGGCTTTTCCTGGCTTTCTACGATATGGACATCAGTAAAACCACCACGTTTCAATATTTTCCGCACAGGAATATTCCCTGCGCCATGAATAGGCGTGTATACGATTTTAAGATTTCCCACATTCCCCTTCAATGTGGACTGTTTATATATTTCTTCAATAAAAAGATCTACCGTATCCTGCCCCAGACGGGTAAGC from Dialister invisus DSM 15470 includes:
- a CDS encoding phospho-sugar mutase; translated protein: MESDKKQYRRDYCRSMEMASVTSLRIWRGKTEGKPVMGYKDAYRDWLSWCDDAEKKELLLLKDEKEIEDRFYRDLEFGTAGLRGIMGVGSNRMNRYNVRKATKGFADYLQDTYGKRCQDGVIIAYDSRNNSADFAAEAAHVLCAAGIPVKFFTEPEPIPILSFSVRHFRAAGGIVITASHNPKEYNGYKVYGPDGGQLVPRDANVLSRYVENISDLAHIPCTGSKELLTRLGQDTVDLFIEEIYKQSTLKGNVGNLKIVYTPIHGAGNIPVRKILKRGGFTDVHIVESQEKPDGNFPTVSAPNPENQDALQLGIKLAGEIGADIVIGTDPDSDRIGAAVLHNGKYLLISGSRMGALLVNYLLTMKEKELTGKSTIITTIVTGGIGRDIAGKYGVQVEETLTGFKYIGEKMSQYEKDGSHEFIFGYEESYGYLAGTHARDKDAVVTALLICEMADYFKKQGKTLIDVLAELSKEYGYCLDKLSSYTFAGKKGLAKIADIMAALRVKGVQEILPDIGEIRDYAKGIDGLPAENVLKFILKDHSWIAVRPSGTEPKIKIYCSLKGKDEEETSRRFLMYKEIWEREFDL